From the Rhodococcus sp. NBC_00297 genome, one window contains:
- a CDS encoding MFS transporter — protein MFDALHSRNYRLWASGQIVSLIGTWMQRIAQDWLVLELSGGNGLAVGIVMALQFGPTLVLSVWGGVLADRYDKRRLLMATQAAAAVFGLVLGLLDVGGVVALWHVYVLALLLGCSSAIDAPVRQSFTIEMVGPARLPNAIGLNSMTFNLARIVGPAIAGVGITLVGTGWVFLVNAASFAAVFGALAAMRPAELFTVERAPRRKGQVREGFRYVAGRPDLCVLLATVFVVSTFGINFPLSLSVIARNTFDKGADAYGFLSTVLAVGTLIGATLAARRRGTPGIRLFVLSAVVFGIFETLAGVMPAFWAVAVMLIPAGAVQLTFSTIAMNILQASVPSDMRGRVMGIYMLCFLGGTPLGSPLLGWVADVVDPRAPLVLGGIVSLIAGLGAALVVRRTHVADIAMPDVGVDEPRPA, from the coding sequence CTGTTCGACGCGTTGCACTCGCGCAACTACAGACTGTGGGCGTCGGGTCAGATCGTCTCGCTCATCGGCACCTGGATGCAGCGCATCGCCCAGGACTGGCTGGTTCTCGAACTGTCCGGGGGCAACGGGCTCGCCGTCGGCATCGTCATGGCACTGCAGTTCGGTCCCACGCTGGTGCTGTCCGTGTGGGGCGGGGTGCTCGCGGATCGGTACGACAAGAGACGCCTCCTCATGGCCACTCAGGCCGCTGCCGCCGTGTTCGGGCTCGTGCTCGGGTTGCTCGACGTCGGCGGTGTCGTGGCGCTGTGGCACGTCTACGTCCTGGCGCTGCTCCTCGGCTGTTCGTCGGCGATCGACGCGCCCGTCCGGCAGTCGTTCACCATCGAGATGGTCGGTCCCGCACGGCTTCCCAACGCCATCGGCCTCAACTCGATGACGTTCAACCTCGCCCGCATAGTCGGCCCCGCCATCGCCGGCGTGGGCATCACGCTGGTCGGCACCGGCTGGGTCTTCCTCGTCAACGCAGCCTCGTTCGCCGCGGTGTTCGGCGCCCTCGCCGCCATGCGGCCCGCCGAACTGTTCACCGTCGAGCGTGCACCGCGTCGGAAAGGGCAGGTGCGGGAGGGATTCCGCTACGTCGCGGGGCGGCCGGATCTGTGCGTGCTCCTGGCGACCGTGTTCGTCGTGTCGACGTTCGGCATCAACTTCCCGCTGAGCCTGTCGGTGATCGCGCGCAACACCTTCGACAAGGGTGCGGACGCGTACGGATTCCTGTCCACGGTGCTCGCGGTGGGCACCTTGATCGGCGCGACTCTCGCCGCCCGGAGACGCGGCACCCCCGGGATCCGTCTCTTCGTGCTGTCCGCGGTGGTGTTCGGCATCTTCGAGACTCTGGCCGGAGTGATGCCCGCTTTCTGGGCCGTCGCAGTCATGCTGATCCCGGCCGGCGCAGTCCAGCTCACGTTCAGCACTATCGCGATGAACATCCTGCAGGCGTCGGTCCCGTCGGACATGCGCGGCCGGGTCATGGGCATCTACATGCTGTGCTTCCTCGGCGGAACCCCGCTGGGCAGCCCGTTGCTCGGCTGGGTGGCCGACGTCGTCGATCCTCGCGCACCGCTGGTGCTCGGCGGGATCGTCTCCCTGATCGCGGGCCTGGGCGCGGCGCTGGTCGTGCGCCGCACCCATGTCGCCGACATCGCGATGCCCGACGTCGGGGTCGACGAACCCCGACCCGCCTAG
- a CDS encoding NCS2 family permease produces MSRATSLLDSYFKITDRGSTMSAEVRGGVVTFVAMAYIVVLNPLILGSFSPDDAAAKTDVLGDILPVPQVAAVTALVAGVMSILFGVIANYPFAIAAGLGINTLLAVTIAPQVTWAEAMGLVVIDGIIIVVLALTGFRTAVFEAIPSELKAAIAAGIGAFIALIGLVDAGFVRRVPDIAGTTVPVGLGIDGSIASWPTVTFVFGLLLMGILVARKVRGGLLIGIVVTTVVAAIIEAITDTGASAGVNPKGWNLSVPALPDVVVDLPDLSLVGNVDLFGAFTRIGVLAASLLVFTLVLANFFDAMGTMTGLGKEAGLASKDGTLPGVGKALVVEGVGAVAGGAGSASSNTVFVESASGIAEGARTGLANVVTGVLFLAAMFLTPLYSVVPIEAAAPALVVVGALMIGQVADIDFTKFHVALPAFLTIVVMPFTYSIANGIGVGFITWVVLAVGRGKIRSVHPLLGIVALLFVAYFALGPITDALT; encoded by the coding sequence TCGTCACGTTCGTCGCCATGGCCTACATCGTGGTGCTGAATCCGCTGATCCTCGGCAGCTTCTCGCCCGACGACGCGGCGGCCAAGACCGACGTGCTGGGCGACATCCTCCCGGTGCCCCAGGTCGCCGCCGTCACGGCGCTCGTGGCCGGCGTCATGAGCATTCTCTTCGGTGTCATCGCCAATTACCCGTTCGCCATCGCGGCGGGACTCGGCATCAACACGCTGCTCGCCGTCACCATCGCCCCGCAGGTCACCTGGGCCGAGGCCATGGGGCTGGTCGTCATCGACGGCATCATCATCGTGGTGTTGGCGCTCACCGGATTCCGCACCGCCGTGTTCGAGGCCATCCCCAGCGAACTCAAGGCCGCCATCGCGGCGGGCATCGGCGCCTTCATCGCGCTCATCGGTCTCGTCGACGCAGGCTTCGTGCGTCGTGTGCCGGACATCGCCGGCACCACCGTTCCGGTCGGCCTGGGCATCGACGGGTCCATCGCGTCGTGGCCGACGGTGACCTTCGTCTTCGGTCTGCTTCTCATGGGCATCCTCGTGGCGCGAAAGGTGCGGGGCGGGTTGCTGATCGGCATCGTCGTCACCACCGTGGTGGCCGCGATCATCGAGGCGATCACCGACACCGGTGCCTCCGCGGGAGTGAACCCGAAGGGCTGGAACCTCAGCGTGCCGGCGCTGCCCGACGTCGTCGTCGACCTCCCCGACCTGTCACTCGTGGGCAACGTCGATCTGTTCGGCGCCTTCACCCGCATCGGCGTCCTGGCGGCCAGCCTGCTGGTGTTCACGCTGGTGCTGGCCAACTTCTTCGACGCCATGGGCACCATGACCGGGCTCGGCAAGGAGGCCGGGCTCGCGAGCAAGGACGGCACGCTGCCGGGCGTCGGCAAGGCGCTCGTCGTCGAGGGTGTCGGCGCGGTCGCGGGCGGCGCAGGTTCGGCGTCGTCGAACACGGTCTTCGTCGAGTCGGCGTCGGGAATCGCCGAGGGTGCGCGCACCGGCCTCGCCAACGTGGTGACGGGCGTACTGTTCCTCGCCGCGATGTTCTTGACACCGCTGTACTCGGTGGTCCCCATCGAGGCGGCCGCACCGGCCCTCGTCGTGGTGGGGGCGTTGATGATCGGGCAGGTCGCCGACATCGACTTCACCAAATTCCATGTGGCGCTGCCCGCGTTCCTCACCATCGTGGTCATGCCGTTCACCTACTCCATCGCGAACGGCATCGGCGTCGGATTCATCACCTGGGTCGTCCTCGCCGTCGGTCGCGGCAAGATCCGCAGCGTCCACCCACTTCTCGGCATCGTGGCCCTGCTCTTCGTCGCGTACTTCGCCCTCGGGCCCATCACGGACGCGCTCACGTAG
- a CDS encoding MarR family winged helix-turn-helix transcriptional regulator: MPQELRALAGDLSLAVVRMTRHLRGRRTSQVTLTQLSALATLAREGAMTPGTLAARERVQPPSMTRVVASLGDLGYVDRMPHPTDGRQIIVSLSDAGRQVIEDEVNAREAWLTEQLRGLDADQLVAMRTAVDIMSAIVNESE; this comes from the coding sequence ATGCCTCAGGAACTGCGTGCGTTGGCCGGCGACCTCTCCCTCGCTGTCGTCCGTATGACGCGGCACCTGCGAGGCCGCCGCACCAGCCAGGTGACGCTCACGCAGCTCTCCGCTCTCGCGACCCTCGCACGCGAAGGCGCGATGACTCCGGGCACCCTGGCAGCGCGCGAGCGCGTACAGCCGCCGTCCATGACGCGCGTCGTCGCGTCCCTGGGCGATCTCGGGTACGTGGACCGGATGCCCCACCCCACCGACGGCCGTCAGATCATCGTGTCGCTGTCCGACGCGGGCCGTCAGGTCATCGAGGACGAGGTCAACGCCCGCGAGGCGTGGTTGACCGAACAGTTGCGCGGGCTCGACGCGGACCAGCTCGTGGCGATGCGTACCGCGGTCGACATCATGTCGGCCATCGTCAACGAGTCGGAGTGA